The window NNNNNNNNNNNNNNNNNNNNNNNNNNNNNNNNNNNNNNNNNNNNNNNNNNNNNNNNNNNNNNNNNNNNNNNNNNNNNNNNNNNNNNNNNNNNNNNNNNNNNNNNNNNNNNNNNNNNNNNNNNNNNNNNNNNNNNNNNNNNNNNNNNNNNNNNNNNNNNNNNNNNNNNNNNNNNNNNNNNNNNNNNNNNNNNNNNNNNNNNNNNNNNNNNNNNNNNNNNNNNNNNNNNNNNNNNNNNNNNNNNNNNNNNNNNNNNNNNNNNNNNNNNNNNNNNNNNNNNNNNNNNNNNNNNNNNNNNNNNNNNNNNNNNNNNNNNNNNNNNNNNNNNNNNNNNNNNNNNNNNNNNNNNNNNNNNNNNNNNNNNNNNNNNNNNNNNNNNNNNNNNNNNNNNNNNNNNNNNNNNNNNNNNNNNNNNNNNNNNNNNNNNNNNNNNNNNNNNNNNNNNNNNNNNNNNNNNNNNNNNNNNNNNNNNNNNNNNNNNNNNNNNNNNNNNNNNNNNNNNNNNNNNNNNagaaatgctgacgcgtggatgcctattggtcccggttggtgccaccaaccgggaccaaaggccctcctgcctgggctcagcggacaggccacgtggaggcccatctgtcccggttctggattgaaccgggactaaagggtcagggcattagtaccgaccctttagtcccggttcatgaaccgggactaaaggccctcaccaaccgggactgtagGCCCTTTTGCTACTAGTgggaccgggactaatggtcgtcctttggtcccggttcaggccaccaaccgggaccaatggtggtgggccaggagcgagggccattggtcccggttcgtcccaccaaccgggaccaataggtccagacgaaccgggaccaatggcccacgtggcccggccggtccctggggctcacgaaccgggtccaatgccgccattggtcccggttctggattgaaccgggactaatgggctggaccggcctggaccattggccccttttctactagtgcttcttCCAAGAGATATATAGACGAATCCTGTATTTGGAGGGCCTTCCGTGGGATAAAATTACCCCTTGCAGGGAATGACACAACTGCCAAACTTTTATTGGGGGGTACTGAAGCACAACAATATCTTCTCTGATGACATACCTATATAGATATAGATACCCAATCCGACACAACCAATCCAGTCAACATGGGCACATTACAGTTACTGGGCAACCAAACATCCATCCTCGATTGGAAGTTTTTAGGTGAACATCTTTTTGACCAAAGTTCACAAGGAAGTGAAAGAGCTACGCTCCCACATCAATCTTGTCGCCATGTGCTTCATCTGCACCTTCACCATTTGGGGTAGCCTCCATGCCCCCCGCCTCAACATCTGCCACTGAATTGCTGCCAGTGCTAGTAGGCGAGTCAAGTAAGGGAGCAACCGGCTTGTCAAATGGACCTCCTTGATCTGGTGGAATGGGAACCCCGCCCCCGGTCACCTTGTCAGTGTTGACATCCATCATCTCGTGTGGCTTTTGGGCTTTCTGGTGCACTGATCGACGGCATACCTTGCTCAGTGGAACAAACTCCTGTCACGTGAAAAGAAATGCAAAAATAAATTATTTGGTATAAACATCATAAAACAAACTAAACTCATTACTCTGCTTTCCATTTTATTTgactacatagtactccctccgtccaagtgaataagtcatcttaggttgtgcatcgCAACCAAGGagaaggggaaaacgagagaacttaatgtttattttctaattaaCAGCATTGCATGCAATTAACTaatcactgcatgtcgtgtttgatagtctcaagtcattgaaagcatgcacatcccacatctcttattgattgattgatatgtcaagaaataagAAACGATGTGGAAGTTAATGtacctagacggaggaagtaagATAAGTAGCATAGAACAAAAAacatagtactcccttcatttatTTATACAAGACCACTATGGAATATACATTTTGCATCTGCTCTCTCCGTCAGGTGCATAAGTCATTTTATGTTGTGCACCGCTACTAAGGCGGAGgaaaaaacgagagaacttaacatttatttgctaattaatagcattgcatgtaaTGAACCGaccactacatgtcgtgtttgatagtctccAGCCAATGAAAGCATAGACACCCCACATCTCATATTGGTTGATTCATTTATTtacgtcaagaaacaagaaatgagatgagttaatgtaccgtgcctaaatgTTTTGAGATTATTTAGTTTTTATAAGATGCCTTATGCACCTAGAAGGAGGGAGTATACAAGGTCACCAGAGGAAATGCATGGACACTCCACAGTGTAGACAGAAGGAGAATTACCTCAGAGTGATCATGATCATAACAAACAAGAAACCTGCAGCGGCACCCCCTTACGTCATGCCTGCGCCTTTGAACTTGAAGAACATGTGCATCAAAATAGCGGGCCTGCTCTTTATCTTCCTGTTCAATTCAGCACAGAAATCAACTTGATTAAATAATAACACTACATTACGAGACAGCTAAATCAACTTTCCCAGCGACCAAAACTCCTTACTCAGACCCTCAACAATACTCTAGTTTGAGTATATAATACTGCCTTGAAAGAGTAGTAAAGTCATGCATTTTTCCTCTCAATGCTCTAATTTATCCACCTTATTTGATGAAAGTTGCTTTATCCACTTTATAAATGGCCAGACATAGGTTACAGCCTTCATTTTGAAAAACAAAACAAAGCTTTCAGTGCTTAATTTAATAATAAAGTAATAATAATATTTATTGGATAAATTCACACCCAATTTTAGATTAAAAATCAGTTTTAGTACTCAAAAGAATGACATAATAAAATGCATTGATTTTACGGTCCTTTGGTCATTCGCGCCTCGACTAATAAATAGCCAAATCGATGGTGCCGGTTGGACCAAGTGGCATCACAGGTACGTACTATGTAATATGATTACCAAGAATATGGAAAGACACAGGAAACACATGTTATAGTTAAATGTCCTATGtaatgattttttttgcaaaaaatgatTCATATCTATTATCAAAGTTCACCGGAAGTACaaagcacctcaaacataataaaattaTATCGAGATTCCGAGACCATCGAACGACCACTACCGCCGTCAGAACGAGCCGCCGAAGCGCCGCTGTCGCCGCTcccctaccggagccggcttgatgtAATCATATTGAAGATTATTAAAGTACAGAAACTTACAATTCTTAAAGATTATTAAAGTAAAGCCATTTAGTAAGTGTTGTCAATCACAATATTTTGAAAACTCACAAACTGGAATCACAACTTTTATAAGTATATACAAACAAGAAATAGAGCCTATATAAACTGCGGAAACTTGAGTGTCAACAAGAAACTTGAGTGAAACCCAAACGACATACCCATCACTACTATATCATACGCCAACAAGTAACAGTAAGAAAATAACCGTGGAATAATAAGTTAGATAGCAGAATTTTCAAGTGCATAACAACAGCAAAATGGAGCAGCTGTCATGTTTCAGGAAGACATGAATTATCAAGTTGTGAGCTGCTAACTTGCCAAGTCAGGTGAAGAGAAGTTGTTTCAGATGGATACCTTAAAACACATAATGAGATCCCCAGGCAGCACAGCAACACATTGAAGAGAACACACTCTCACACATTTACAAACATCAACCCATTCATCCTCCTCGGGTCCAAGCCAAGTAAATCGAACTAGTACTTCCTGAAACACAAAAAATAAATAAGTGCAAGCACAGTTCACATAATGCACACGTACTGAACCCGCAGTGGAGAGTGATTAAACACAAGAGGAACATGGGTATTGCGTAGTTCTCAAAAAGTAATGGAGTCTACTTTTCACCCTTGACTGTGAAAAAAATGCTCAAATCACTTCTAACCACATGTATCACTTAGTACTCGATGGTTTGTGCAACTCGCACCAGCCCATTGGTGTCTGTCAAACACATTTGCCTTCCGCGCTTGCTATATACACTACACCTACATGATGCAAACTTCTTTCCGTACTATGGCTGTGACTTCTTCCTTGGGTGTGTGTGGAGGCTAAGAGTCTAAAACAATAATACTACTGCTGTTGTGATTATCCATGGATAATTGGAAGAAAGAAATACTAGAATTATGGCAAATCATCCAACTTGggcagacacatcaagaaacaaacTTTTGGCAGCTAGTACCGGTACCGCCATGGTGTGGATGACATGTAGTAAGCATAGAGGTCAATGGATCAGTTAGTTAATTTGGAAATTAACAGAGAATGGTTGTTAGTTAATTTGGAAATTAAAACAACATAGATGCATATGATTTACAGTTTGAATGCGCATGAGTATGGGTCTGGAATTTGCGCCTGGCTATCCATTGAAAAATTTCACCTGGTTATTCATTGAAAAAAAAACTCTTATGCAATGATATTTGTACCGAATGTTGTTGCTAGCTTGCTGCACACTTGttgtattatatatgtttttgctgGCTTTGCTGCACATTGTATCAACCCTTTCTTCCCTTGTGAAGAAAAGGTTGATAAAACAAAATCCCCATTCACTTCTTTGGGTTTCATTCCCCTTGTAGAAGATTAAATACAAGGAACCCTCGTTAGTGATACTATGTTTTTGAAAATAACCATATACCCATAGTATTAACAAAATATAATGTGGCAATATCTCTAGCAATTAATGCCCTTCTTCATATAGGGTAAAATATCAGAAGATAAATAAAACAGCAATCGCGCAATCTACTGTCTGAAAACTAGCAGTCTAGCAAACTAGCAGTACTATTTCTCTTACTTCTTTCCCTAAGGAAATGTACAGTACAAGAACCTACATAGGCACTTTGGTATGTTATATTGCACGTTCACACCATATAAAAAATCTATTATTTTCCCTATGGCGATTATAGATCATGAGATTGGTAGAGTGGggttccatggtggcatgcagctgAATGCGCTCAGTACATGACGAAGCTGACATGAAAACCACCATTGTAGTTTGATTCGCTTCAATTTCTACAGTTCAAGGATGATAACTGAAGGGGGTGAACTAACTTTTTTCTTTCTAAAACTCTGACATGTCTACACAGCTATATAATCATTGAAAGAAACATTCAATTTATATTTTGCTTTACATGATAAAACACAGAGATTGTGAAAGTAAGTTTTATACCACCAAGTATCAGCCTAAAGTAGCAAATACTCAAGATTCTTTATGTCTTCTTAACTGTTCAATATCTTATTAGTACTTTCTTGTAGTGATACTTCCCCCACCCAGGACTCGTACAACATAAAGTTAGATAGGACAGGTGTTCAAAATGTTATAACATCAATACTGTCATCCAGCTATAAATAGACAAGAAACGAAATCATCTCTAGCAAACTACTTGAATAAAGAATGGCAGAAATGAATTTAGTAGCATCAATCCTATTTAACAAAAAATTCTAAGTCATTACCGGGTCCTTTGTTCCAGTGAACCTGTGGGACAGAAAGGCAGCAACATCGTACCTGTAACAACAAGAATTGGTCAAGCATGTAAAACTGAAAGGTTCATGCAAGTAACCCTCCTACCCCATACAGACTTACCCACACTCACGCGGAAAATTAAAACANNNNNNNNNNNNNNNNNNNNNNNNNNNNNNNNNNNNNNNNNNNNNNNNNNNNNNNNNNNNNNNNNNNNNNNNNNNNNNNNNNNNNNNNNNNNNNNNNNNNNNNNNNNNNNNNNNNNNNNNNNNNNNNNNNNNNNNNNNNNNNNCATACCATGCGCCATTGATTGCTGACTTTGCCTCAAACTGGACATGGCCACCATCCAAAGAACTATTCCCTGATTGGCAACGACAGTATCAATAATCCACAATCAACAAGATACATAGTATATGTTTGGTCTGTTACAAATCTTCTGAACGACATCAAATACTAAAACTGCGCCATGTGGCCTAGATTTTTGAATAAATTAAATAAAGGGCACACGGACCACGTGTCCTGCAATTGCCGAAATGAACATCAATGAGTGAGACCGCACGGCGACAAGTATTGATGGACGTACAAAGACAACGAACTATGGCCTAGGCTGTAAAGTCCTAGAATCCGACAACATTAACTTGAGTTCAAAATTTTGCCTGCGGTTCTCAATAAAAGTAATGGGCTCACGAATCACGTGTCCTGGAATATCGCAAATGAGCTTGAACGACTAGACAGCGGGACGACATGTTTTCAAGGGCCCTCAAAAAGTACAGGCTAGGCTGTATGAAGTCCTAAAACCCATCAAAATAAACTGGGTTGCCATTTTTGCCCGTAGTTCTGCATAAAATTAACTGTATGCGTCAACAATTTATTGAGATAGCATCACGATAAGCGTCAACGACCAATCAAGACAGAACGATGACAAGCTTCACGCCATGCAAACCCTTGTAACAACAAGCCATAGACACGGAGACAGGTACCCCTACACACAACATATATTAGGAACATAGCACTGATATGCATAAATTCTGCACCACCAGTAGACAGCTTATGACATTGTATGATCAGTGAAGCTATTACATTGTAAGATCTGTGCAGTTATTAATTACTcactccgtttcaaattactcgtcgcagaaatggatgtatctagaactaaaatacatctagatacatccatacctatgacaagtaattcagaacggagggagtacatcgtaAGGAAATAAACAGCTTACTAAGTTGAGATGGGGATTCAAGCAGCACCTGAGTATGATCCGTCCACTGGGTGGTGTTCCTCGGCCACTGGGGGCACCATCATCTTCCTGGACTGCGCGGACCTCTGGTTCTGGAACCAATTCCTCACCTGCGACCACCCAACACAAATCCACTTATTATAGATCCGAATAAGGAAATAGCTAGGGTGGACGCGGATCTTGGGTTTTGGAAGGTAAGCCTAGTACCTGATTGTACTGGATGGGGACCTTGCCGTCGCCGGAGCGGTCCGGGGAGGCGTTGAAGTCGTCGGTGAGGCCCTTGATGACAGGACCCTTGGGCATGGCGTTGAGGTCACGGAGGACCTCCTCCATCTTGGCGACCTCCGTGTGGGTGAACCGGAACACGAGACTTGGCGCCTGCCCCGTCATACTTGTCCGGCGCTACCGGGGTGATGACTGAGAAGATTCCCCGCAGATGGAGAAGGAGATggggatggagatggagatggagagggGTGGGTGGGAGGAGAAGCTTACGTTACTACCAGCCGCTCGATCTGCGGTAGTGTGTACAAGCTCGATCACGCGGCCGAGCACCCTCTTTTGGCACTCCTCACACACACGCAACCTACTTTTTCAATTAATGTAATGCAATTAACTCCATTAATTCTCCTGGATAAAACAAGGGGTGCCAGTTCCGATCAGAATTTGTGCAAGTTCCTGCCAGGTGTTTTGGGATCCAATGTGGCACGTGTCGGCTAGGTTCAGTGTGCCAGGTTGTGTACTATGGCACTGAGCTTATTTGCATTGATTTACCCCGTCCCTAGCAAGCGATTCACCATATTGAGATTTACGATTTACCGAAAGGGGTCAAATCATGGTCGCCGGTGAACGCACCTAGCCCGCGGGCAGTCGTAACTGCCCAGCCCCAGCGAATTCCGTCGTTGCTCCCAACTGTGTGCCATGCACGGACAGAAATTGACCCGTCCCTCCTCCGTGAACCTCGCTGATAGACGTCCCATCCCTTCACCATTCCTAGATATATGGTTGTGTATGATTAAACCCTGTCTAAAATAGTGAGATCAGCCATGATGTCATCCTAGGACATGAGATCAGCAGTGGTGTCATCTAGGACATTGACATAAGCACTTAGGTCATCCATCTCATTGAGTTAGTTTATTTGTCTTATAACAGCATCTACAGCCATGGACAGCTAATTCGGGTCCTCAAATGCCCGCGGACGCACCCGATCGGTCACGCCTCATGTGCTAGCTTCCACGGCCGCATCCCTCGTATCCAAAACCCCAAACCCATGCAACCCATGGAACGTTACATATAAACACGGTCAACACGTAGTTCATCGGATCACCATTTCATCGCCGGACAAAAGGACCATAGTTCATCGGAGTTCCTCGGCGGACAGTACAAATCCATACTACAAACTACTTAAAGCATAGATAaaacataaataaaacggggaagggaGGAGGAAATCACCATTTCCTCGACGGCCCCTTCCTCTTCCGGTTGTCTGCGCGGTTGTGGCCCTCCTCCATGTAGGCGTTGGCGTGCGGTGGTGCGTTTTCGTTGGAGCTGGAGGTGCAGCCCCTCTGTCAGGTCGGTGTTCTTAGAGCACGCTTGCCCCGAGAGCCTCAGGATTAGGCAGTCCATAAATGAGCCAAAAACCTTCAATATGCATTGCTACTCACGAATGACCACTTCAAAGAACATGCAAGTATGTATGTCATTAACAATTCCAAGCATAAGTTTCTTTTTACTAGAGTTGTTGTATCAACTATCACCGTATTCCCCATTCGACCTGTTCTCATtccaataataagaaaaatgaaaaaaggaaaaaatatacaTAATCTGCCGCAACTGCACTTCGGTGTCATGGATTCAGTTTGCCGCTTCAACATCTCATTATCTTGCAGCAATGGAAATTTGCCCCAAAATTACCTTTTGCAACTCTTGAAATCTCTTCATTGAAGCAGACAGTGAGGTCTTAACCTACAAACAAAGATTGCCCGTAAGCATTGCAGACTTCAACCATGGGAGAATATAAGAGTGTACAAGGACATATAGAGAAAGTGGAACCAACCTTTGAAAGTTCATCTTTTAGCTCCCTATTTTTTGCCAATTCTGTGTCATATTGTGCGGATCCGTGATAACCTTGAGGTAAGATCTCTGCACAAACCTTCGCACTCTGTCGCTACCTTCTACCTATGAATGAAAACAGACCTTACTTGTAAGAGAAGCAAATGTGAAAGCTGATTACGACATGTATGCTAAGTCGCTAACCCATAGAGACAACTAGACCAAATGTGAAAGCTTCCCATGTTGCCGAGGAAGTAAATGAGCACCCCTCAAAACATCAATTAGCAAGTACTTGACATAAACAAACTTGTACAGGAAAAAATAACACTTCCGAATTTAAAAGGCTTCAAAGATTGCAAGGAAGGCATACTGATGAGCTGCAATGCAATCTTCAATGTTCAGTACTTGTACACGCTATGCTCCTGCGGTGCAACCCCTAGCTCACCATGGCTTCACAAAATCTGACATTGTACATGATGTTTTTAGCAAAGGGTGAAATTGCATCTGAAGTCATATGTAGTATGTGTCTAGTCATCCTACGATTGCCCGAGCTCAGAACTGCATTTCTTATAAAAACTTTAGACATGTTCAGGAAACACATGTAGGAAACAACAAGTGTATAGATCACCCATTTTTATAGGTTGAAAGACAGATAACAAAAATTAACTAGACAGAGTTAGATGTCAGCGAAACTTAAAACTGCAGTAAAAACATTAGATATACACATTTGAACATTAATCTCGGTGGAACAACATAAGATTGCATTTAGATTTCAGAATTAAACATAGGCATATCTCATAGTTTAAAACAAAGGCACTCAACAGAAAAGTGCATAAAATATTCCGAAATAACTCAACACGCTGCTTCAGCTAGCATCATTGGAGGGGATGTAGATGTATAAAAATTGAGAGAAAACCATTGGCTAGAATAGCAACACAGGAGCTACATTCGGTGGCAGAGCTCACTGACCAGTGGAGAAGGCCGGAATACCGAGTACGTAGCAGCACGACAGAGGAACACCTATGTTAATGCTGCCCATACAGTTGATTTGACtcttactagttcttactaaatttaTATTATCTGGGACAGTTTAACCGACAAAAAAGTGAAGCAAATAGCATCTTCAGTTCAGCAAAAGGCTCTTACTAGTTCATACTGCTAAATTTACATAAACTAAATGTCATGTTTGTTTGTTCGTGTGATTGGCATTAACAAAAAGCACATGAATCACATACAACTGATGTAGGTGAACATACAAACTAATTTAAGTAGTACATGGTAGAGTCACATACCACTGATTTTGTTCTTGGATACACTACGGCCTTTGGAATTTTCTGCAGAAACCGTaaaatagaaagaaagaaaaatgagtAAAATCCATTGAATCTATAGAAATAGACGACGCTGACGCCGAATGTGGAGACCCTAGCCACCTGCAAAGCAACATCCATCACGAGGACAAGAAACCGGTCCGTTAGTCGGTCAGTCAGCCAGATCTGATCCGCGAGGATGAATCGGGAATCGGGGGAGAGGGACGCGTGGGTTGCCAGCGtgggtggtggcggcagcgaccaTATCATGGGGGAGAGGAGTTCGACCGAGGGGTGGGGTGTTCACGAAGAGTTTGGTGGGGTGGGAGTGGATCGGGTGGTGGGTGGTGCGGCAATCACTCAGTAGTAGTGTGGGGGTGTCTCGTTTTAATACATGGAGCTTATAGTTTCAAtgtacacatagctacttgtaattCTACATGTGCAATGATTTCAAATATATCCATGGACTTGCAAGTTTAATCTTGATGAGATGTAACACTTCACAAACTTGCCTAAATCATAAGATTTCTCTTTTACATGTATCATGTCAGCATTTTAGGCATCTTACCCACTACTGTCTCATGCGGATATGTAAGCTCTCGAATTTTAGCATTTCAATGCAACCAAATGTACCACAACATTTATTTCCCCTTTTAAACAAGTATAGATGGATGAATTTTCACACAAGGATAATGAATCATAAATGTGGATCGATATTTGTATGCACATCGGTTACTTCATcatctctaatatgctaactttagAGCAAAACTTTGTAGCAACATTCTAAAGTTATATATCCTATTCAATGCGCTTCTCGACTAACATAAATTCATCATGTAGAACTGAAGCTATGTAAACTAACCATTTACTTTATTTGGCTGAAGAACAGTTTTAGAAATCAGATTAAACCGTCTAAAAAATCAGATTTAGCAAAGTTTTGATTTGTGCCTACCCCCATACATCAACATCACTTGAGAAATAATGGTTTTCACTTATCTTGTAAACATTTTAGATACATATCCTCTTCAACATCACAGTATATCAGTATTGCACTCGCTCTCAACAACTACAATTGGCGCATCATATTTGTATCTACAAACAAACAGCAAATAGTAGATGGCAATAGAAAAATCAACTGTTAATAACATTTCCTGTGAAATAAGCGTAGAGAGATGTGTGAGTAGTCGCTTCCACCTTGGCCTACACTACACCAAGCGTCGGCCTTTCTCACTTATCTGGCATGGCAAAGCACGCACTGATTATCTCTGAAGCAATATGTTAATGTAGATTACAAATAATTTCCAATCTACTGAGTATAGTGTGCACCACATTACTCCATAGCTATTATGAAATGAACAAGTGAAAAGAGCCATTGACTATATGACCCCCGTTATGGACATGAAGGTCACGCAGATTGGACTTACTTATTTTGTTTCCGAAACCAGAATATGTGAGCAAACTTCATAACCTCTTCCATTCACAAAGTTCTGCTCTTAAACAAAAATCATCCAGGTGCTATTCATTATAAAGAAAAGGCAATTTAGGATTTACGTTAAAGAGTGAAACTAGGCTTTTAATATGGTGACAGTTTGTGTAACATTATTACACAACCAGCTGCCCGTTGCACTACTAAACTTCAAATCAAGAAATTATCATTCGAACAGAGGGAAGAGCCCAATAACTTCTTGTCGGCACTGAGATCATCATAATTAGTACCAATGCCAAGGAAAAAAACCCTAAGCATAGGACTACCTGATGGCTTGGGCAGATGACGCCTCCCACTTCATCCTCGACAAGTCAATGGTCACTGCAACCTAATGTCTAGCCACAGTTCTATACAATTACTTCCTGATTGGCTAAAAAAATAGGAGAAACTGGAGTTGGCACTATCATGAGAACTCATGATAAACTAAAGGTTATTCATGCAAAATAAGTGTTCTACGACACATGGACATAATTAGTTGTCAACTCTTATTTTGAAGTTTACCGAAACCGATCAAGCAATTCAGATGAGCACCTTATAGTCTAGCTTATTAATTCACTAATTCATAAAAATATTTTGATCATGTATTGAGCATTCTTTATGTCAAGATTGAAAATGACATAAACACATAGATTTTGCTATATAGATGGGAAGTTCCATGTATGTCCATGGGACATGGCGCATATACATACTTGTGTAATAGTTTTGTAAACTGAAATGTTAGAAAGCAACAGAAATCATGACCAATGCAGCAAGAAAACTGGAGAAAGAGGAACAGAAAAACACCAAATTTTACTATTAACTGGACATACACACTTATCTAAATACAAATATGCCCTGAGATTACCATGCAAGAATGATTCATCTTGTAAAATATTGTAGTTACACCAAAAAAAATCCATATAGAAGAATAATTGTTGGCTATGCCTTAGTTAAAATGTCATATCATGATGAATCAATCAAACAACATCAAGATAAAGAGAGAGGAGGGGTCATACCTGGCAGAGGAGGCCGCGACTTACCTTGTTGTGTGGGTGTCAGGG is drawn from Triticum dicoccoides isolate Atlit2015 ecotype Zavitan chromosome 6B, WEW_v2.0, whole genome shotgun sequence and contains these coding sequences:
- the LOC119324727 gene encoding protein SAWADEE HOMEODOMAIN HOMOLOG 2-like, which gives rise to MTGQAPSLVFRFTHTEVAKMEEVLRDLNAMPKGPVIKGLTDDFNASPDRSGDGKVPIQYNQVRNWFQNQRSAQSRKMMVPPVAEEHHPVDGSYSGNSSLDGGHVQFEAKSAINGAWYDVAAFLSHRFTGTKDPEVLVRFTWLGPEEDEWVDVCKCVRVCSLQCVAVLPGDLIMCFKEDKEQARYFDAHVLQVQRRRHDVRGCRCRFLVCYDHDHSEEFVPLSKVCRRSVHQKAQKPHEMMDVNTDKVTGGGVPIPPDQGGPFDKPVAPLLDSPTSTGSNSVADVEAGGMEATPNGEGADEAHGDKIDVGA